The following are encoded in a window of Candidatus Poribacteria bacterium genomic DNA:
- a CDS encoding circularly permuted type 2 ATP-grasp protein, with the protein MTGFEEYSTDGFYDEMFAPDGSARPAAQMLIERIESFPEGELTRRQIAAEYALLRMGITFNVYADEQGVEKIFPFDLIPRIIDASEWEWIERGLKQRIHALNLFIDDVYHDQKILKDGIVPADVVLSSERYLQPCIGLDPPRGVWCHITGTDLVRDSDGQVYVLEDNLGCPSGVSYVVENRQLMKRTFPQLFGMSQIQPVEDYPSQLLNMLRYLVTDKILSPEVAVLTPGVYNSAYFEHSFLAQQMGVELVEGRDLVVMDGFVHARTTKGFERVDVIYRRINDDFLDPKAFKPESMLGVPGLMDVYKAGRVALVNAPGTCVADDKVVCAFVPEIIKYYLGEDIIVPNVPTYMCWKDSDQKYVLEHLDELVVKEANQSGGYGMLIGPHATKAEHEEFARRIKDNPRNYIAQPTLALSRVPVMIDDHFEGRHVDLRPFILYGEEIYVLPGGLTRVALKKGSLVVNSSQGGGSKDTWVLSGPGSPSVTGKGA; encoded by the coding sequence ATGACAGGATTTGAGGAATACAGCACTGACGGATTTTATGACGAGATGTTTGCCCCAGATGGGAGTGCGCGTCCGGCTGCCCAGATGTTGATAGAGCGGATTGAGAGTTTTCCTGAAGGCGAACTCACGCGTCGCCAAATTGCCGCTGAATACGCGTTGCTCCGAATGGGCATCACGTTCAACGTCTACGCGGACGAGCAAGGTGTCGAAAAGATATTTCCGTTCGATCTCATCCCACGAATTATTGATGCCAGTGAATGGGAATGGATAGAACGTGGACTCAAACAGCGCATCCACGCACTGAACCTGTTTATTGACGACGTTTACCACGACCAAAAAATTCTCAAAGACGGTATCGTCCCAGCAGATGTCGTGCTTTCATCGGAAAGATACCTACAACCCTGCATCGGTTTAGACCCACCGCGCGGGGTCTGGTGCCATATCACTGGCACAGACTTAGTCCGCGATAGCGATGGACAAGTTTATGTATTGGAAGATAATCTCGGTTGTCCATCTGGCGTCTCTTATGTCGTGGAAAATCGGCAGTTAATGAAGCGGACCTTTCCGCAACTTTTTGGGATGTCGCAAATTCAACCGGTCGAAGATTATCCGAGCCAATTGCTAAATATGCTCCGGTACCTCGTAACCGACAAAATCTTATCTCCTGAAGTTGCGGTACTAACACCGGGCGTTTATAACTCCGCATACTTTGAGCACTCCTTCCTCGCGCAACAGATGGGCGTTGAATTGGTTGAGGGACGCGATCTCGTCGTAATGGACGGGTTTGTGCACGCGCGAACCACGAAAGGTTTTGAGCGTGTTGATGTCATCTACCGCCGCATTAACGACGATTTCCTTGACCCGAAGGCGTTCAAACCCGAATCAATGCTCGGTGTTCCCGGATTGATGGATGTTTACAAAGCCGGACGTGTCGCTTTGGTTAATGCCCCTGGCACCTGTGTCGCCGATGACAAAGTCGTCTGTGCTTTCGTCCCTGAGATCATCAAGTATTATCTCGGCGAAGACATTATCGTCCCAAATGTTCCGACCTACATGTGTTGGAAAGATAGCGATCAGAAATATGTTCTGGAACATCTTGACGAGCTCGTTGTGAAAGAAGCTAACCAGTCTGGTGGCTATGGAATGCTGATTGGTCCGCATGCCACCAAAGCAGAACACGAGGAGTTTGCCCGCCGAATTAAAGACAATCCGCGCAATTACATTGCCCAACCGACACTCGCACTTTCACGTGTGCCGGTGATGATTGACGACCATTTTGAGGGACGGCACGTTGACTTGCGCCCGTTTATTCTTTATGGTGAAGAGATTTACGTCCTCCCAGGTGGATTGACACGGGTCGCACTCAAAAAGGGTTCACTTGTTGTCAACTCCTCACAAGGTGGCGGTAGCAAAGATACGTGGGTCTTATCGGGCCCGGGATCCCCGTCCGTTACAGGGAAAGGGGCGTAG
- a CDS encoding alpha-E domain-containing protein, translating into MLSRVAESIYWMSRYIERAENVARFVDVNLRLILDAPVGMQAQWEPLVATTGDDEVFAERYGEASREAVIRFLAFDAENPNSIVSCLRAGRENARSIRENISSEMWEQLNDAYLLVANTSEQWAMAEPHEFFTEIKLASHLFMGLTDNIMSHSEGWHFCQLGRLIERADKTSRIVDVKYFILLPSIWDVNTPFDDIQWGALLHSASGFEMYRRTYGLISPDDVVAFLLLSREFPRSVLYCLSKAEESLHAISGTPLETFSNTAEQRLGQLRAEFAYAQVKQILSTGLHEFLDAFQTKLNLVGADIHKTFFALRPVNGEPIQEQTQEQTQL; encoded by the coding sequence ATGCTGAGTCGCGTTGCAGAATCAATTTATTGGATGAGTCGCTACATTGAACGTGCCGAGAATGTCGCCCGTTTCGTCGATGTCAATTTGCGTTTGATCCTTGACGCACCCGTCGGTATGCAGGCACAGTGGGAACCTCTTGTTGCGACCACAGGCGATGATGAAGTGTTTGCCGAACGCTATGGCGAGGCATCACGTGAAGCCGTCATCCGATTTTTGGCGTTTGACGCTGAAAACCCGAATTCAATTGTCTCTTGCTTACGGGCTGGTCGAGAAAACGCCCGGTCCATACGCGAAAATATCTCATCAGAGATGTGGGAGCAGCTAAACGATGCCTACTTATTGGTGGCAAACACTTCTGAACAGTGGGCGATGGCAGAACCCCATGAATTCTTCACAGAGATCAAACTCGCATCACACCTCTTCATGGGACTCACAGATAATATCATGTCCCATAGCGAAGGATGGCACTTCTGTCAGTTGGGACGTTTGATTGAACGCGCCGACAAGACCTCAAGGATCGTTGATGTCAAATACTTTATCCTACTCCCATCTATCTGGGATGTCAATACACCGTTTGATGATATTCAGTGGGGCGCGCTGCTTCATTCTGCCAGTGGGTTTGAAATGTATCGCCGCACCTACGGACTCATCTCCCCAGATGATGTCGTCGCTTTTTTGTTGTTAAGCCGTGAATTTCCGCGCTCTGTTCTCTATTGCCTCTCCAAAGCGGAGGAGTCATTGCACGCGATATCCGGCACGCCTTTAGAGACGTTCTCCAATACCGCAGAGCAGCGTTTAGGACAACTCCGTGCCGAATTCGCGTATGCCCAAGTCAAACAGATCCTCTCAACCGGTCTACACGAGTTTCTCGATGCATTCCAGACCAAACTTAACTTAGTCGGCGCGGATATTCACAAAACATTTTTCGCATTGCGCCCTGTCAATGGAGAACCTATTCAGGAACAGACTCAGGAACAGACGCAGTTGTAG